The window TGCTCAAATGGTGGATAGAGCGAAGGCTGCATACTACGGCAATGCCGAAATGTTGAATAATGCATACGACGTTGCAGATGGGATCAAGAGCCCGATGATAGGTGGTAATCCCGCTCAGCAGTTGGGTGGGGTAATAGGTTTTTCTTATGATTATGCAAAAGATAGCTGGTAGGTTGCAATGCAGATTAAGATGGGTAATGTCGCGTTTGCAGGATTCTTTATTGCAACAGGGATTATTGGGTTAGGAGCCAAAGATCCTCATTTTAAATATAATGGCCCGCCTTTGCCATGGTGGGGGGCATATGTATTTATTGCCTGCGGCTGCATAATGCTCTGCATGGAGCTTTGGGCCGCCCGCAAGCGCAGGTAGATTGGCAGTAGGCCGGTGGTTCTCCATCGGCCTTTATCCTATGGTTTATCCTTTCCGCATCCCCCTTAGCTACGCTGGCGATGATGTGGGCTTATGTGGCTTCCTTCAGTTATTTTTGAAGGTTCAACTCCTATACATCTCCAAACAAAACGGCGTTACCGAATTCCGGTAACGCCGTTTCTTGTTCCATATAATAAGGATAGGCTCTGCGGGTTATTCCCTCGGCAGCAGCAGGTACATGACGCGGTCGATAATTTCCAGCAGGTCCAGATACAGGCCGCCGCTGGCCATGGGGGGGCCGAAGAGGGCGGTGCGCTGGTTCTTCAGGGACTCGCGGGAGACCGTCTCGGGAAAGGTCTTGGAAAGCGTCATGGCAAGGCGCTCCGCCAGCAGGTAGCCTTTCACGCCTTCGTGGAAGAGGCGCAGTTTCTCAAGGAAAGTGGCGGAAACGTCGTTCCAATAGGCCAGCGCGTCTTCGGTGGGTTCTGAAGACACGGCCGAGCAGATGGCGCTGTACAGGTTGTTCAGGTTCGCGCCGGGAATGCCCGCACGCCAGCCGATGAGCCATGCATTGCGCTGGAAGAACAGGCAATGGTTCTTGCCGATGGTGACGATGTCGTCAAAGATTTCTCGTGCCTGCACGAGCGCGGGATCGTTCCATACGGTGGGGGCGTTTTCCAGATTCCACGGCGGCACGGCGGAGCTTGTAGCGGATAAACCGTCAGGGCAGGCCTCGCTTCTGGTCAGCTCGCGGATGATGTGTGTGAGCCAGCGGTTGGCGTCCGGCGAATCCGGCGTTTCCAGATGTGTGTAGCTGAGCACGTAGCGGCCCTTGCCGTAGGTGCCGGAAAGCACACAGGGTTGACCTGTCAGGAAGGTGGGGCGCAGCTTGATGTCGTAGAGCGTTTCCCAGTCGTTGAAGGTGCCGGGGGGCAGGGTGCCCAGCGGCAGGTCGGCAATCCAGAAATCTTCACCCGGCGTGGTGTAGCTGGCCAGCACCTCCACGTTGGTGCCTTCTTCCGGTGCAAATCGGGCAGGCCACCAGATGGGCACAAGCGGCGACTCTCCCAGCGTGGAGGGAATGAGGTGCTGTGCGCCGGAAATATCCGTGCCGATGCTGGCGTGAATGTGGCCACTCACAAAATGCTGCATGCGATCGGTGAATTTGGCGCGACCCCACGGGCACAGGCCAAGGCCGTCAGCACTGGTCAGACCCAGTCCCGCGCCGCCGCAGAAGCCCAGATAACTGCCGCCGTTCTTCACATATCCGCGGATGGCATCAAGGCCCGCTTCACCCAGCGCGTCGGATTTCAACCGCGCATTGCCGCCGGGCACCAGCAGCAACGCGGGCGGCTTGCCAGAAAGCAGTCCGTGGGCTATTTCTTCCCCCCGCACGATGCGATAGGGCAATTGCATGGCTTCTATGGCCCGCCAGACAAGCAGGCCCCAGATGTGGGATTCATCCCATAATATATAGATGCTTGACATTGTTCTTCCGCTCATTAGTGTGTCCGTCTGGCGGACTTGGCCGCTCTGTGCTATCTGGCGGCTTGAAAGTCGGCAGTGTAGCAGCGGGGCGGATCTTACGCAAACCGAAACGCGACACCGGAATCTATCGCCGGTGGCAACATATCGCAATACCATGTTTTTTGGAGAATGACATGTCGGAAAACGCACTCCCGAAGGGATACGAACCTCAGGACGTAGAAGAACGGTGGCGCAACCACTGGGAAGAAAACAAGGTCTTCACACCGGACCCGAACGCCGAGGGAGAGCCCTACTCCATTGTCATTCCTCCGCCCAACGTCACGGGCGCGCTGCACATGGGCCACGCCCTGAACCTGACCCTGCAGGATATTCTCTGCCGCTACCAGCGTCAGAAGGGCAAGAACGTGCTGTGGATTCCCGGCACCGACCATGCGGGCATCGCCACCCAGAACGTGGTGGAACGTCAGCTCGCAAAGGAAGGCAAGGGCCGCCACGATCTCGGCCGTGAAAAGTTCATTGAGCGCGTCTGGGAATGGCGTGAAGACTACGGCAACCGCATCCTGAATCAGGTGCGCAAGATGGGCGCATCCGTGGACTGGACCCGTGAACGCTTCACCATGGACGAAGGTCTTTCCAAGGCCGTGCGCAAGGTGTTCGTGGAGCTCTACAATCAGGGCCTCATCTACAAGGGCGACTACATCATCAACTGGTGTCCCCGCTGTCATACCGCGCTGGCCGACGATGAAGTGGATCACAGCCTTGAAAAGGGTGCCCTGCACTACATCAAGTATCCCCTTGAGGACGGCTCTGGCCATCTGACCATCGCCACCACCCGTCCTGAGACCATGCTCGCGGACACCGCCGTGGCCGTGAACCCCGAGGACGAGCGCTTCAACCACCTCATCGGCAAGCATGTCATCCTGCCGCTGGTGAACCGCAAGCTCATCATCATCGGCGACAAGTACGTTGATATCGAGTTCGGTACCGGCTGCCTGAAGGTGACCCCCGCCCATGACCATAACGACTGGGAACTGGGCCGCAAGCACAACCTTGAGGTGATGAACATCCTGAACGACGACGGCACGCTGAACGAGTCTGCCGGCGCCGACTACGCAGGACTGACCTGCCCGCAGGCACGCACCAAGATTCTGGCAGCGCTGGAAGCTGAAGGCTATCTTGACCATATCGATCCGCATGATCACAACGTGGGCCACTGCTACCGCTGCAAGACCGTGGTTGAGCCTTACGTATCCACCCAGTGGTTCGTGGCCATGACCAAGCTGGCTCCGCGCGCCAAGGCCGCCGTGCCGGAAATGACCCAGATTTTCCCCGAGTCGTGGATCAAGACCTACAACCACTGGCTCGATAATATCCGTGACTGGTGCATCTCCCGTCAGATTTGGTGGGGCCACCGCATTCCTGCATGGGTATGCGCCGACTGCGGCGAGCTGCTCGTGGATACCGATGCGCCCGCAGCCTGCAAGTGCGGCAGCACCAATCTCACGCAGGACGAGGACGTGCTCGATACGTGGTTCTCTTCCGCGCTCTGGCCTTTCACGACCATGGGCTGGCCGGACAAGACCCCCGAACTCGCCAAGTACTACCCCACCTCCGTGCTCGTTACCGGTTTCGACATCCTGTTCTTCTGGGTGGCGCGCATGATGATGATGGGCCTGCAGTTCATGGACGAAGTGCCCTTCAAGCACGTGTACATTCACGCTCTCGTGCGTGACGAGCACGGCAAGAAGATGTCCAAGTCCACCGGCAACGTCATCGACCCCGTGGAAATGATCGAGAAGTACGGCTGTGACTCCCTGCGTTTCACGCTGACCTCCTTCGCCGCCATGGGCCGCGACATCAAGCTTTCCGAAGCGCGTATCGAAGGTTACCGCCACTTCTGCAACAAGATCTGGAACGCCACCCGTTTCGCGCTGATGAACCTGCCCGAAACCGCGCCCGCTCCGGTTGATCTGACCAAGGTGGACCTGCACCACAAGTGGATTCTCTCCCGCCTCGAGGGGCTTAAGAAGGCCACCGAAGCTGCAACCGACGCCTACCAGTTCAACGAAGTTGCCCAGAACCACTACAAGTTCATCTGGAACGAGTTCTGCGACTGGTACCTCGAACTCATCAAGCCCGACATGCGTGCGGGCGGCGAGCGCGAAAAGGCCGCACAGTACGTGCTCTGGATCGTTCTGCAGGAAATGATGGTGCTTCTGCACCCCGTCATGCCCTTCATTACCGCCGAAGTATGGACCGTTCTGCCCGGCATCGATAACCGCGATATCGCCACCATGCCCTTCCCGCCCTTTCGCCCCGAATGCGCAAGCCGCGCAGCCGAAGCGGACATGGAGCTGGTGCAGAACACCATCGTGGCCGTGCGTACCATCAAGGCCGAGCTCAACATCTCGCCTTCCGCGAAGATGGACATGCTCATCCGTACCGCTTCCGAAGAAGTGCGCGGGCTGCTTGAAGCCAACAGCGAAGTGATGCTCTTCCTTGCCCGTCTGAACAGCGTTACCTGCGG is drawn from Desulfovibrio mangrovi and contains these coding sequences:
- a CDS encoding valine--tRNA ligase, with the protein product MSENALPKGYEPQDVEERWRNHWEENKVFTPDPNAEGEPYSIVIPPPNVTGALHMGHALNLTLQDILCRYQRQKGKNVLWIPGTDHAGIATQNVVERQLAKEGKGRHDLGREKFIERVWEWREDYGNRILNQVRKMGASVDWTRERFTMDEGLSKAVRKVFVELYNQGLIYKGDYIINWCPRCHTALADDEVDHSLEKGALHYIKYPLEDGSGHLTIATTRPETMLADTAVAVNPEDERFNHLIGKHVILPLVNRKLIIIGDKYVDIEFGTGCLKVTPAHDHNDWELGRKHNLEVMNILNDDGTLNESAGADYAGLTCPQARTKILAALEAEGYLDHIDPHDHNVGHCYRCKTVVEPYVSTQWFVAMTKLAPRAKAAVPEMTQIFPESWIKTYNHWLDNIRDWCISRQIWWGHRIPAWVCADCGELLVDTDAPAACKCGSTNLTQDEDVLDTWFSSALWPFTTMGWPDKTPELAKYYPTSVLVTGFDILFFWVARMMMMGLQFMDEVPFKHVYIHALVRDEHGKKMSKSTGNVIDPVEMIEKYGCDSLRFTLTSFAAMGRDIKLSEARIEGYRHFCNKIWNATRFALMNLPETAPAPVDLTKVDLHHKWILSRLEGLKKATEAATDAYQFNEVAQNHYKFIWNEFCDWYLELIKPDMRAGGEREKAAQYVLWIVLQEMMVLLHPVMPFITAEVWTVLPGIDNRDIATMPFPPFRPECASRAAEADMELVQNTIVAVRTIKAELNISPSAKMDMLIRTASEEVRGLLEANSEVMLFLARLNSVTCGSDVKAPKASASSVVSGNEIILPLSGHVNFDDELARLDKELGKVEKDLKGVLGKLRNESFVAKAPAEIVQKEKDRAVELEETLDKLQKLQKRFRDAME
- a CDS encoding BPL-N domain-containing protein → MSSIYILWDESHIWGLLVWRAIEAMQLPYRIVRGEEIAHGLLSGKPPALLLVPGGNARLKSDALGEAGLDAIRGYVKNGGSYLGFCGGAGLGLTSADGLGLCPWGRAKFTDRMQHFVSGHIHASIGTDISGAQHLIPSTLGESPLVPIWWPARFAPEEGTNVEVLASYTTPGEDFWIADLPLGTLPPGTFNDWETLYDIKLRPTFLTGQPCVLSGTYGKGRYVLSYTHLETPDSPDANRWLTHIIRELTRSEACPDGLSATSSAVPPWNLENAPTVWNDPALVQAREIFDDIVTIGKNHCLFFQRNAWLIGWRAGIPGANLNNLYSAICSAVSSEPTEDALAYWNDVSATFLEKLRLFHEGVKGYLLAERLAMTLSKTFPETVSRESLKNQRTALFGPPMASGGLYLDLLEIIDRVMYLLLPRE